Proteins encoded together in one Thermodesulfobacteriota bacterium window:
- a CDS encoding heparan-alpha-glucosaminide N-acetyltransferase, which translates to MQEDLAGAAPAARLWAVDAVRGLAVLVMLAANTRFDLGLFHCLPPVQAGPWWWLARATACLFLLVAGVSLALSRRRAAAQAQGFAHYRRRGLRLLAWAILVSLATRLALGDLYVRFGALHLIGLGVILCYPLLGRTRAPLFAALAAGGLGPWLGGQEVAGPWLLPLGVRYPGFASVDYQPILPWLAPMLAGLAAGNLVAARAPGLLQPGPAPFWGRPLAWLGRHSLVIYLGHQPALLGLFLLAGVLDPGSLPRPLAP; encoded by the coding sequence GTGCAGGAAGATCTGGCCGGCGCCGCACCGGCCGCCCGGTTGTGGGCTGTCGATGCGGTGCGGGGCCTGGCGGTCCTCGTCATGCTTGCCGCCAACACCCGCTTTGACCTCGGCCTGTTCCACTGCCTGCCGCCGGTCCAGGCCGGGCCCTGGTGGTGGCTGGCCCGGGCCACCGCCTGCCTGTTCCTGCTGGTGGCCGGTGTCTCCTTGGCCCTGTCCCGGAGGCGGGCGGCCGCCCAGGCCCAGGGCTTCGCCCACTACCGCCGCCGGGGCCTCCGACTCCTGGCCTGGGCGATCCTGGTCTCCCTCGCCACCCGGCTGGCCCTGGGCGACCTGTACGTCCGCTTCGGCGCCCTGCACCTGATCGGCCTTGGGGTGATCCTCTGCTACCCCCTGCTGGGGCGAACCCGGGCACCGCTCTTTGCGGCCCTGGCCGCCGGCGGGCTGGGGCCCTGGCTGGGAGGCCAGGAGGTGGCCGGCCCCTGGCTCCTGCCCCTGGGTGTGCGCTACCCCGGCTTCGCCTCGGTGGACTACCAGCCCATCCTGCCCTGGCTGGCCCCCATGCTGGCGGGGCTCGCCGCCGGCAACCTCGTGGCGGCCCGCGCGCCCGGCCTGCTGCAGCCAGGGCCCGCTCCCTTCTGGGGCCGGCCCCTGGCCTGGCTGGGCCGCCACAGCCTGGTCATCTACCTCGGCCACCAGCCCGCGCTCCTGGGCCTGTTTCTGCTGGCCGGCGTCCTGGATCCGGGCAGCCTGCCCCGGCCCCTTGCTCCCTGA